AGGAAAAAggcctgtaaaaaaaaaaaaaaaaggtaaatgttaaaaaagctgaaaatcatGATATTCAAACTGCTCCTGCAGGAAAGTATATTGACAATATCGGAGGTTACCAACATCACACAATAGCAGCtgttatcataaaaatgataaaaaaagctCTCCAACAATGTTACCTTCAGGCAGCGCGTTGCTCAAACTCAGAGCGGTCATGATATTATTCACGTCACTGTCGATACTCTTGGCGACTCCGGGGTACTGTAACAACAGGTTTGATTGTGTGCGTTTTTTGGGCTGTATTTTGAAATCGTCTACTTCTGTTTAATCTCCTCTCACCTGAATCTTCATGGCGACCTCTCTGCCGTCCTTCATTCGTGCTAAATGCACCTGACCGATAGACGCCGCTGCAAACGGCTTCTCCTCAAAGTACTCCAGCTTGTCTCTCCAGTTTGGGCCGAGGTCGCTGCTGATGGCTTTCTGCAGAGAAGACAAACCGACTCAGCAAGGAACTTGAGTTTAATGAGTCTGTGTCGTTCACTGCGGCTCTTTGTACTGTACCATCATCTGTTTAGGCGGCATGAAGTCTGCACTCTGACGAACACGCTCGAAGATTTTGGCCAACTGGGGATTAATAAAAGCGTCGTCtaagaggagagaaaataacGGTGAAAATACTTTACTACTGTAAATGCATCGTCTAATATCTCTTGTGTGTTGTTACATTAAACAGTGTTCAGCATCTGTTTTCTTGAAAGATCAATCTCCAAAgatcttgaaaaaaataacattatactGCAGCGGTGTGATTAAAgttctttcttattttgtaaatataaaaggtatttttgtgcaaactgaaacaACTTTCCTCAAGGTCCATTTGgtagctgttttgaggttttaagCACTTGAAAAGCTTCTTATAAAATTAAGAACATTACATAAAgtagaagaaaaatgaaatataattatttacaatttaattaaataaatgcattagcATTTcagatacatacacacatttcagagtataaaaataatgtaaaatgtgtgcaatgttacaacaaataaaacaatgggagtggaaagaaaaacaacaaatataacaTCCTTTATGTCTGTTAAAAAACTGAGAGAAATGtctaaataatctaaaaaaaatttttggtatctttcaaaaataaaaaacaatggtaGTCTTTTTAGCCGAATCATTTTATGGATATGacattttgctaaaataatatttaaatcaattatgagatttttgtatgctgaaaaatgtttaaataaggATTGTTAAAAATGGATAATATATTAATCaaagtaagtattttttttccttttttttaagggacATGAAATTAATGAAAGTAATTTATCAAAATTAAGTACAAGTATATCAAAACTTCAgtaaagtacttgagtaaatatattttttcactggTGATTCGACAATAATGTAAATACATGAGAGGCACAAACCGGAGTTATGGACATCAAAGAGCATAACAACACTGTAAATCTCTGTTTAAAGAGTCAGCTGAGCCTCGAGTGCCGACAATAACCCAAATGGATCGGCACTCATTGTGTTCAGCTGGCCCGAGGCTTATTTTAGGTGATGACATTTCGCTGCCGGTGGAGGGATCTTGTTTGTTTACGGTCTGTGTTCGGTCTCTGGTGAAAGCTGAAACCTTTATGCTCACCACGACATGActtaacagtgtgtgtgagcgtttATACTGAGTCACTGAAGATACATTTCTATATAAGTGATATTATTCATGATACCTCACCTTGAATACTAAGCATCTGTCCAAGTTTCAGAGCAGCACCTCGGACTTTGCA
Above is a window of Plectropomus leopardus isolate mb unplaced genomic scaffold, YSFRI_Pleo_2.0 unplaced_scaffold22999, whole genome shotgun sequence DNA encoding:
- the LOC121966078 gene encoding atypical kinase COQ8A, mitochondrial-like; protein product: NKKSVLESSAFLSEANAERIVRTLCKVRGAALKLGQMLSIQDDAFINPQLAKIFERVRQSADFMPPKQMMKAISSDLGPNWRDKLEYFEEKPFAAASIGQVHLARMKDGREVAMKIQYPGVAKSIDSDVNNIMTALSLSNALPEGLFPEHLIEVMSRELALECDYIREAKCAKKFQ